One Echinicola strongylocentroti DNA window includes the following coding sequences:
- a CDS encoding response regulator: MTSIKSICVIDDDPIYTFGIKKIIEMGNFEVNTIFYQNGLEAYDGLSSRIENKEPMPDMILLDINMPIWNGWKFLDEFLKIQPDTSITIYIISSSIDPNDTKKANEYHVIKNFIVKPISIQKVKELLT; encoded by the coding sequence ATGACTAGCATAAAGAGCATTTGCGTAATTGACGACGACCCTATCTACACTTTTGGGATAAAGAAAATCATAGAGATGGGAAATTTTGAAGTAAATACCATCTTCTACCAAAATGGCCTGGAAGCTTATGATGGGCTTTCAAGTAGAATTGAAAACAAGGAACCTATGCCGGACATGATCCTGCTGGATATCAATATGCCTATCTGGAACGGATGGAAATTTTTGGATGAATTTTTGAAAATACAGCCTGACACCTCCATTACCATTTACATCATCAGCAGTAGTATCGATCCTAATGACACCAAGAAGGCCAACGAGTACCATGTCATCAAAAACTTTATCGTAAAGCCCATTTCGATCCAGAAAGTAAAAGAACTGTTAACGTAA
- a CDS encoding fibronectin type III domain-containing protein, giving the protein MNKLLFCFWKPAFAFFSLCISIPTFAQQISIQPYLQDVSPTSAVVMWQTDSGEMGTVEWGITPELGQSATGKSIDINFTEAKVHEVKVEGLQKFTTYYYRVRTGNAVSDVFQFKTPPFSSDHRSFNLVAMSDMQIDGNAPDKFREVVNEGILSYLDQEYEGDVPDNLAMVLIPGDLVQNGATYHQWKDHFFDPAKELFSQVPVYPVLGNHENQSVFYFKYFSLPKNGSPEYAENWWYKDYGNTRVLGLNSNVDDGIGGSDYQLRWLDKVLEETSQMDEIDFVFAQMHHPHKSELWIPGESDFSGKVVEKLENFTNKTGKPSVHFFGHTHGYSRGQSRDHKHLWVNVASAGGSIDNWGEFEGRDYEEFTVTQDEYGFVMVEVNADPSDPRFTVKRISRGNQYRFRDNELTDSITVWKYQQKPHSPKGVFPIDEEVASHDLVLQAEDFESDRQGAIHAASNWQISLKSDFKKPIVDSWKQSENWYYNENQQKDDDLRDEKVHRLLAPGKTYYWRVRYRDQNLNWSDWSQTYRFEVVPD; this is encoded by the coding sequence AGCCCTACTTACAAGATGTTTCACCTACAAGCGCTGTGGTCATGTGGCAGACAGATAGTGGTGAGATGGGTACAGTAGAGTGGGGGATTACTCCTGAATTGGGACAAAGCGCTACTGGTAAATCTATCGACATTAATTTTACAGAAGCCAAGGTTCATGAAGTGAAGGTAGAAGGCCTGCAAAAATTCACCACCTATTATTATCGTGTCAGGACAGGGAATGCAGTATCCGATGTGTTCCAGTTTAAGACCCCGCCTTTTTCCAGTGATCATAGGTCTTTTAATTTGGTAGCCATGAGTGATATGCAGATCGATGGCAATGCGCCGGACAAGTTTAGAGAAGTGGTCAATGAAGGGATCTTATCATATCTTGACCAAGAATATGAAGGTGATGTACCTGATAATTTGGCCATGGTGCTCATTCCCGGTGACTTGGTCCAGAATGGCGCGACCTATCACCAATGGAAGGATCACTTCTTCGATCCCGCAAAAGAGTTGTTTTCCCAAGTGCCTGTGTACCCAGTTTTAGGGAACCATGAAAACCAATCCGTTTTTTACTTTAAATATTTCAGTCTTCCAAAAAACGGAAGTCCTGAGTATGCGGAGAATTGGTGGTACAAGGATTATGGAAATACCCGAGTGCTGGGGCTAAACTCCAATGTGGACGATGGAATTGGAGGTAGTGATTACCAACTCCGTTGGCTGGATAAGGTGCTGGAGGAAACCTCCCAAATGGATGAGATTGATTTTGTTTTTGCACAAATGCATCATCCCCATAAGTCGGAGTTATGGATACCGGGAGAGTCTGATTTTTCAGGGAAGGTCGTGGAAAAACTCGAGAATTTTACTAATAAAACGGGTAAGCCTAGTGTTCATTTTTTTGGTCATACCCATGGGTATTCGCGTGGCCAGTCACGTGACCATAAGCACCTTTGGGTCAATGTGGCCAGTGCTGGCGGGTCGATAGATAATTGGGGAGAATTTGAGGGCAGGGATTATGAGGAGTTTACGGTCACCCAAGATGAATACGGTTTTGTCATGGTGGAGGTAAATGCAGATCCGTCAGATCCACGGTTTACCGTAAAAAGAATCAGCCGTGGTAATCAATACCGCTTCAGGGACAATGAGTTGACTGACTCGATTACTGTGTGGAAGTACCAACAAAAGCCACATTCTCCGAAAGGCGTCTTTCCTATCGACGAAGAGGTAGCGTCCCATGATCTGGTCCTTCAGGCGGAGGATTTTGAGAGTGACCGTCAAGGAGCCATTCATGCTGCTTCCAACTGGCAAATATCCCTGAAATCGGATTTTAAAAAGCCAATCGTGGATAGCTGGAAGCAAAGTGAAAACTGGTATTACAATGAAAACCAACAGAAAGACGATGACCTCAGGGACGAAAAAGTACATAGGCTTTTAGCACCTGGGAAGACGTATTACTGGCGTGTAAGGTACCGTGACCAAAACCTCAACTGGAGTGATTGGTCGCAAACTTACCGTTTTGAAGTAGTTCCGGACTGA